In Streptomyces sp. NBC_00091, the following proteins share a genomic window:
- the serB gene encoding phosphoserine phosphatase SerB produces MSASQTSDVPTLLVKIFGKDRPGITAGLFDTLAAYSVDVVDIEQVVTRGRIVLCVLVTKPTAGSEGELRATVHSWAESLKLQAEILSGTGDNRPRGSGRSHVTVLGHPLTAESTATIAASITSTGGNIDRIFRLAKYPVTAVEFAVSGVETGPLRTALATTAAQIGVDVAVVSAGLHRRAQRLVVMDVDSTLIQDEVIELFAAHAGCEAEVAEVTERAMRGELDFEQSLHARVALLAGLDASVVDKVRAEVRLTPGARTLIRTLKTLGYQVGVVSGGFTQVTDDLRERLGLDFASANTLEIVDGKLTGKVTGEIVDRAGKARLLRRFAAEAGVPLAQTVAIGDGANDLDMLNAAGLGVAFNAKPVVREAAHTAVNVPFLDAVLYLLGITREEVEAADLA; encoded by the coding sequence ATGAGCGCTTCGCAGACCTCCGACGTCCCCACCCTCCTCGTCAAGATCTTCGGCAAGGACCGTCCCGGGATCACCGCCGGGCTGTTCGACACCCTCGCCGCCTACTCCGTCGATGTCGTCGACATCGAGCAGGTCGTCACCCGTGGCCGCATCGTCCTGTGCGTCCTCGTCACCAAGCCCACGGCCGGCTCCGAGGGCGAGCTGCGGGCCACCGTGCACAGCTGGGCCGAGTCGCTCAAGCTGCAGGCCGAGATCCTCTCCGGTACCGGTGACAACCGGCCGCGCGGCAGCGGCCGCTCCCACGTCACCGTCCTCGGGCACCCCCTCACCGCGGAGTCCACGGCCACCATCGCCGCCTCGATCACCTCGACCGGCGGCAACATCGACCGTATCTTCCGGCTCGCCAAGTATCCGGTGACGGCGGTCGAATTCGCCGTCTCCGGCGTCGAGACGGGTCCGCTGCGCACCGCCCTGGCCACCACCGCCGCGCAGATCGGCGTCGACGTGGCCGTGGTGTCGGCGGGGCTGCACCGCCGGGCGCAGCGGCTGGTGGTCATGGACGTGGACTCGACCCTGATCCAGGACGAGGTCATCGAGCTGTTCGCCGCGCACGCGGGCTGCGAGGCCGAGGTCGCCGAGGTGACCGAGCGGGCCATGCGCGGTGAGCTGGACTTCGAGCAGTCCCTGCACGCCCGGGTGGCGCTGCTGGCGGGGCTGGACGCGTCGGTGGTGGACAAGGTCCGTGCCGAGGTGCGGCTGACGCCCGGTGCCCGGACCCTGATCCGGACGCTGAAGACGCTGGGCTACCAGGTGGGTGTGGTCTCGGGCGGCTTCACGCAGGTGACGGACGACCTGCGGGAGCGGCTGGGGCTGGATTTCGCCTCGGCGAACACCCTGGAGATCGTCGACGGCAAGCTGACCGGCAAGGTCACCGGCGAGATCGTGGACCGGGCGGGCAAGGCCCGGCTGCTGCGCCGTTTCGCCGCCGAGGCCGGGGTGCCGCTGGCCCAGACGGTGGCGATCGGCGACGGCGCCAATGACCTGGACATGCTGAACGCGGCCGGGCTGGGTGTGGCCTTCAACGCCAAGCCGGTGGTCCGCGAGGCGGCTCACACCGCCGTGAACGTGCCCTTCCTGGACGCGGTGCTGTACCTGCTCGGCATCACGCGCGAGGAAGTCGAAGCGGCCGACCTGGCCTGA
- a CDS encoding FHA domain-containing protein yields the protein MPELVLELNGRTWTLDPSRSYSLGRDPQGDMVIDDARVSWRHATISWNGRGWAIEDHGSTNGTYVHGARVQQTELVPGTPVHLGNATDGPRLNPSAAAAAAAPQPAYQAPAAQAQQQAQAPAYQAPAPQQQQPAWDQPAQQQQQHQQQQQHQQPYVPQQQGGPAQSAGPGYSDHRSPTTFHQIAVGRVMRIGRALENELVVSDLQVSRHHAEFRSTGGRFEIHDLGSHNGTYVNGLPLPKSGTAMLGPNDIVGVGHSTFRIVGDRLEEFVDTGDVSFSARHLTVTVDGGKQILKDVTFGVPEKSLIGVIGPSGSGKSTLLKALTGYRPADQGDVLYDNRNLYKQFAELRQRIGLVPQDDILHKELKVSTALKYAAKLRFPGDTAESERAARIDEVLRELKLDIHKDKKITSLSGGQRKRVSVALELLTKPSLIFLDEPTSGLDPGMDRDVMQLLRGLADDGRTVLVVTHSVAELALCDKLLVMAPGGSVAYFGPPDEALNFFGYTTWADVFSAFENYRDYDWAGRWKGSQHYQLYAADLDAVAPQSVAMPSPQQMNPPKPQGYGSQLWTLIRRYVSVIVSDKGFLALMLLLPAVLGIVSTLIPAKFGLAPPVAPSRFNGDAGTIMLILAVGMCFSGAANSVRELIKERVIYERERATGLSRSAYLMSKVIVLGVITAIQGVIICAIAFTPRKLPAEGLFMSPAVELCIAVTALGFTAMMFGLVISSLVKTAEKTMPLLVMFAIIQVVFTGVLFQLYDKIGLEQFAYLMPSRWSVAAAGTTLNLGKLMAPWDPENPTNTDPLWDPTAGQWFLDISVLVLLGVICGFVVARLLRRHEPEVMRK from the coding sequence GTGCCGGAACTCGTACTGGAATTGAACGGAAGGACTTGGACGCTCGATCCGTCCAGGTCGTACTCGCTGGGGCGCGATCCCCAGGGAGACATGGTGATCGACGACGCCCGGGTGTCGTGGCGGCACGCCACCATCAGCTGGAACGGCCGGGGTTGGGCCATCGAGGACCACGGCAGCACCAACGGCACCTACGTGCACGGCGCTCGGGTCCAGCAGACGGAACTCGTGCCCGGGACGCCGGTGCACCTGGGCAACGCGACGGACGGCCCGCGGCTGAATCCGAGCGCAGCGGCCGCTGCGGCCGCGCCGCAGCCGGCCTACCAGGCCCCGGCCGCGCAGGCGCAGCAGCAGGCGCAGGCCCCGGCGTACCAGGCCCCGGCCCCGCAACAGCAGCAGCCCGCCTGGGACCAGCCGGCCCAGCAGCAACAGCAGCACCAGCAACAGCAGCAGCACCAGCAGCCGTACGTGCCGCAGCAGCAGGGCGGTCCCGCGCAGTCCGCGGGCCCCGGCTACAGCGACCACCGCAGCCCGACGACGTTCCACCAGATCGCCGTCGGCCGCGTCATGCGCATCGGCCGTGCCCTGGAGAACGAGCTCGTCGTCTCCGACCTCCAGGTCTCGCGCCACCACGCGGAGTTCCGCTCCACCGGCGGCCGCTTCGAGATCCACGACCTCGGCAGCCACAACGGCACCTACGTCAACGGTCTGCCGCTTCCCAAGTCCGGCACCGCGATGCTCGGCCCGAACGACATCGTCGGCGTCGGCCACTCGACGTTCCGGATCGTCGGCGACCGGCTCGAGGAGTTCGTCGACACCGGTGACGTCTCCTTCTCGGCCCGCCACCTCACGGTCACGGTCGACGGCGGCAAGCAGATCCTCAAGGACGTCACCTTCGGCGTCCCGGAGAAGTCGCTCATCGGCGTCATCGGCCCCTCCGGCTCCGGCAAGTCGACCCTCCTGAAGGCGCTCACCGGCTACCGGCCCGCCGACCAGGGCGACGTCCTCTACGACAACCGCAACCTGTACAAGCAGTTCGCGGAGCTCCGCCAGCGCATCGGCCTGGTCCCGCAGGACGACATCCTGCACAAGGAGCTGAAGGTCAGCACCGCCCTGAAGTACGCGGCCAAGCTCCGCTTCCCGGGCGACACCGCCGAGTCCGAGCGCGCCGCCCGCATCGACGAGGTGCTGCGCGAGCTCAAGCTCGACATCCACAAGGACAAGAAGATCACCTCGCTCTCGGGTGGTCAGCGCAAGCGCGTGTCCGTGGCCCTGGAGCTGCTCACCAAGCCCTCGCTGATCTTCCTGGACGAGCCGACCTCCGGCCTCGACCCGGGCATGGACCGCGACGTCATGCAGCTGCTGCGCGGGCTCGCCGACGACGGCCGTACGGTCCTCGTCGTCACCCACTCCGTCGCCGAGCTGGCCCTCTGCGACAAGCTGCTGGTCATGGCCCCGGGCGGGTCCGTCGCCTACTTCGGCCCGCCGGACGAGGCGCTGAACTTCTTCGGCTACACCACCTGGGCCGACGTGTTCTCCGCCTTCGAGAACTACCGCGACTACGACTGGGCCGGCCGCTGGAAGGGCTCGCAGCACTACCAGCTGTACGCCGCCGACCTCGACGCGGTCGCGCCGCAGTCCGTGGCCATGCCCTCGCCGCAGCAGATGAACCCGCCGAAGCCGCAGGGCTACGGATCGCAGCTGTGGACGCTGATCCGCCGCTACGTCTCGGTGATCGTCTCCGACAAGGGCTTCCTGGCCCTGATGCTGCTGCTGCCCGCGGTCCTGGGCATCGTCTCCACGCTGATCCCCGCGAAGTTCGGCCTGGCCCCGCCGGTGGCGCCGTCCCGCTTCAACGGCGACGCCGGCACGATCATGCTGATCCTCGCGGTCGGCATGTGCTTCTCGGGCGCTGCCAACTCGGTCCGTGAGCTGATCAAGGAACGCGTCATCTACGAGCGTGAGCGCGCGACCGGCCTGTCCCGGTCCGCGTACCTCATGTCGAAGGTGATCGTCCTCGGCGTGATCACGGCCATCCAGGGTGTGATCATCTGCGCGATCGCCTTCACCCCGCGCAAGCTGCCCGCCGAGGGCCTGTTCATGTCCCCGGCCGTCGAGCTGTGCATCGCGGTCACCGCGCTCGGCTTCACCGCGATGATGTTCGGCCTGGTGATCTCCTCGCTGGTGAAGACCGCCGAGAAGACCATGCCGCTGCTCGTCATGTTCGCGATCATCCAGGTCGTCTTCACCGGCGTGCTCTTCCAGCTGTACGACAAGATCGGGCTGGAGCAGTTCGCCTACCTGATGCCGTCGCGCTGGTCGGTCGCCGCGGCCGGCACCACGCTGAACCTCGGCAAGCTCATGGCGCCGTGGGACCCGGAGAACCCGACCAACACCGACCCGCTGTGGGACCCCACCGCCGGCCAGTGGTTCCTGGACATCTCCGTCCTGGTGCTCCTCGGTGTGATCTGCGGCTTCGTGGTGGCCCGCCTGCTGCGCCGCCACGAGCCCGAGGTCATGCGCAAGTAG
- a CDS encoding transglycosylase SLT domain-containing protein, whose product MSASSTPGHSRLTKAYKLSIAGVATLGAAALAFSVVPGGTATAETQTISAAPVAWTQSVQQHVGAQQVVADQKAKDAAKAKAEAQAKKDREAKEAASRSAARTPVFANNLDGWIKEALFIMKKEGIPGTYAGIHKNIMRESSGNPMAINNWDINAQNGIPSKGLLQVIYPTFKTYHVKGTKFDQYDPVANIVAACNYAADRYGSMDNVNSAY is encoded by the coding sequence ATGTCTGCTTCCAGCACTCCCGGTCACAGTCGTCTGACGAAGGCGTACAAGCTGTCGATCGCCGGTGTCGCCACCCTCGGTGCCGCCGCCCTCGCCTTCTCCGTCGTCCCCGGCGGTACCGCCACCGCGGAGACGCAGACGATCTCGGCCGCTCCGGTTGCGTGGACCCAGTCGGTGCAGCAGCACGTCGGCGCCCAGCAGGTCGTCGCCGACCAGAAGGCCAAGGACGCGGCGAAGGCCAAGGCCGAGGCGCAGGCGAAGAAGGACCGCGAGGCCAAGGAGGCCGCCAGCCGTTCCGCGGCCCGCACCCCGGTCTTCGCGAACAACCTGGACGGCTGGATCAAGGAAGCCCTCTTCATTATGAAGAAGGAAGGCATCCCCGGCACCTACGCCGGTATCCACAAGAACATCATGCGTGAGTCCAGCGGCAACCCGATGGCGATCAACAACTGGGACATCAACGCCCAGAACGGCATCCCCAGCAAGGGTCTGCTCCAGGTCATCTACCCGACCTTCAAGACGTACCACGTCAAGGGCACCAAGTTCGACCAGTACGACCCGGTCGCGAACATCGTCGCCGCGTGCAACTACGCCGCCGACCGCTACGGCTCGATGGACAACGTGAACAGCGCCTACTAG
- a CDS encoding GAF domain-containing sensor histidine kinase, with protein sequence MHNGPATGGLAAVSTALLAMSRRLEVHDVLRTIVASARELLDAEYAALGVPDDHGGFAQFVVDGISEEQWRRIGPLPRQHGILAAMLHEETPERLADVRQDPRFGGWPAAHPELSDFLGLPIRDGEENLGALFLANKRGAPGGERGFTDEDEELLSLLAQHAAIALTNARLYERSRELTIAEERSRLAHELHDAVSQKLFSLRLTAQAAAALVDRDPARAKGELQQVAALAAEAADELRAAVTELRPAALDEDGLVATLRDHVRVLDRAHTARVTFTCDGVRALPAAQEEALLRVAQEALHNALRHSGADRVEVTLTRTPGAGALLRVRDWGRGFCPSTVRKAGRHLGLVSMRDRAAGAGGRLEVRSEPGTGTTIEMEVPGG encoded by the coding sequence ATGCACAACGGACCCGCTACGGGAGGACTGGCGGCCGTCAGCACCGCCCTGCTCGCCATGAGCCGCCGGCTGGAGGTCCACGACGTCCTGCGCACGATCGTCGCCTCCGCCCGCGAACTGCTGGACGCCGAGTACGCGGCCCTCGGCGTCCCGGACGACCACGGAGGCTTCGCCCAGTTCGTCGTGGACGGCATCAGCGAGGAGCAGTGGCGCCGCATCGGCCCGCTGCCCCGACAGCACGGCATCCTCGCCGCGATGCTCCACGAAGAGACCCCCGAGCGGCTGGCCGACGTACGCCAGGACCCGCGCTTCGGGGGCTGGCCCGCCGCCCACCCCGAGCTGTCCGACTTCCTCGGCCTGCCCATCCGGGACGGGGAGGAGAACCTCGGCGCCCTCTTCCTCGCGAACAAACGCGGCGCCCCCGGCGGCGAGCGGGGATTCACCGACGAGGACGAGGAGCTCCTCTCCCTCCTCGCCCAGCACGCCGCCATCGCCCTCACCAACGCCCGCCTCTACGAGCGCAGCCGCGAGCTGACCATCGCCGAGGAACGCTCCCGCCTCGCCCACGAGCTGCACGACGCCGTCAGCCAGAAGCTGTTCTCCCTGCGCCTGACCGCCCAGGCCGCCGCCGCCCTCGTGGACCGCGACCCGGCCCGCGCCAAGGGGGAGCTCCAGCAGGTCGCCGCCCTCGCCGCGGAGGCCGCCGACGAGCTGCGCGCCGCCGTCACCGAGCTGCGCCCGGCCGCACTGGACGAGGACGGCCTCGTCGCCACCCTGCGCGACCACGTCCGCGTACTGGACCGCGCCCACACCGCGCGCGTCACCTTCACCTGTGACGGCGTACGGGCCCTGCCCGCGGCCCAGGAGGAGGCGCTGCTGCGCGTCGCCCAGGAGGCCCTCCACAACGCCCTGCGCCACTCCGGGGCCGACCGCGTCGAGGTCACCCTCACCCGGACCCCGGGCGCGGGTGCCCTGCTGCGCGTACGGGACTGGGGCCGCGGCTTCTGCCCGTCCACCGTCCGCAAGGCCGGCCGCCACCTGGGACTGGTCTCCATGCGGGACCGCGCTGCCGGGGCCGGAGGCCGGCTGGAAGTCCGCTCGGAGCCCGGTACGGGCACCACGATCGAGATGGAGGTCCCCGGTGGCTGA
- a CDS encoding response regulator transcription factor produces the protein MADTPGHGRIRVLLVDDHQVVRRGLRTFLEVQEDIEVVGEAADGSEGTARAEELRPDVILMDVKMPGTDGIESLRRLRDLGNPARVLIVTSFTEQRTVVPALRAGAAGYVYKDIDPDALAGAIRSVHAGYVLLQPEVAEALLAAQDDRGAPAGRPGALTDREREVLGLIADGRSNREIARALVLSEKTVKTHVSNILMKLDLSDRTQAALWAVRHGITDQRVG, from the coding sequence GTGGCTGACACCCCCGGCCACGGCCGGATCCGCGTCCTGCTCGTCGACGACCACCAGGTGGTCCGGCGCGGCCTGCGCACCTTCCTGGAGGTCCAGGAGGACATCGAGGTGGTCGGCGAGGCCGCCGACGGATCGGAGGGCACCGCCCGCGCCGAGGAGCTGCGGCCCGACGTGATCCTCATGGACGTCAAGATGCCGGGCACCGACGGCATCGAGTCCCTGCGGCGGCTGCGGGACCTGGGCAACCCGGCCCGGGTCCTGATCGTCACCAGCTTCACCGAACAGCGGACCGTGGTCCCCGCCCTGCGGGCCGGCGCCGCCGGGTACGTCTACAAGGACATCGACCCCGACGCCCTGGCCGGAGCCATCCGCTCCGTGCACGCGGGGTACGTACTGCTCCAGCCGGAGGTGGCCGAGGCCCTGCTCGCGGCCCAGGACGACCGGGGAGCCCCGGCGGGCCGGCCCGGCGCGCTGACCGACCGCGAACGCGAGGTCCTGGGCCTCATCGCGGACGGCCGCTCCAACCGGGAGATCGCCCGGGCCCTCGTCCTGTCCGAGAAGACGGTCAAGACGCACGTCTCGAACATCCTGATGAAGCTCGACCTCTCCGACCGGACACAGGCCGCGTTGTGGGCGGTCAGGCACGGGATCACGGACCAGCGGGTCGGGTAA
- a CDS encoding chaplin, with protein sequence MKNFKKAAAVTMIAGGLVAAGAGVSSAHGGASAEGEALNSPGVASGNLLQVPVHVPVNVVGNSVNVIGLLNPAFGNSGVNA encoded by the coding sequence GTGAAGAACTTCAAGAAGGCCGCAGCCGTCACCATGATCGCGGGCGGCCTCGTCGCCGCCGGCGCGGGTGTCTCCTCGGCGCACGGCGGTGCGTCCGCGGAGGGCGAGGCCCTGAACTCGCCCGGCGTGGCCTCCGGGAACCTGCTCCAGGTCCCCGTGCACGTCCCCGTGAACGTGGTCGGCAACTCCGTCAACGTGATCGGCCTGCTCAACCCCGCCTTCGGCAACAGCGGCGTCAACGCCTGA
- a CDS encoding ABC transporter ATP-binding protein — MSDVLELVDVSVVREGRALVDQVSWSVKEGERWVILGPNGAGKTTLLNLASSYLFPTKGSATILGSTLGKPGSDVFELRPRIGVAGIALADKLPKRQTVLQTVLTAAYGMTATFHEEYEDIDEQRARAFLDRLGMSDYLDRKFGTLSEGERKRTLIARALMTDPELLLLDEPAAGLDLGGREDLVRRLGRLARDPLAPSMVMVTHHVEEIAPGFTHVLMIRQGKVVAAGPLDLELTSRNLSICFGLPLVVERNEHDRWTAQGLPLR, encoded by the coding sequence ATGAGCGATGTTCTGGAGCTGGTGGACGTATCCGTGGTCCGCGAGGGCCGGGCGCTGGTGGACCAGGTCTCCTGGTCGGTGAAGGAGGGGGAGCGCTGGGTGATCCTCGGCCCCAACGGTGCCGGCAAGACCACGCTGCTGAACCTCGCCTCCAGCTACCTCTTCCCCACCAAGGGCTCCGCCACCATCCTCGGCAGCACCCTCGGCAAGCCCGGCAGCGACGTCTTCGAGCTGCGCCCGCGCATCGGCGTCGCCGGCATCGCGCTCGCCGACAAGCTCCCGAAGCGGCAGACCGTCCTGCAGACCGTGCTCACCGCCGCCTACGGGATGACCGCGACCTTCCACGAGGAGTACGAGGACATCGACGAGCAGCGCGCCCGCGCGTTCCTCGACCGCCTCGGCATGTCGGACTACCTCGACCGCAAGTTCGGCACCCTCTCCGAGGGCGAGCGCAAGCGCACCCTGATCGCCCGCGCCCTGATGACCGACCCCGAGCTGCTGCTCCTCGACGAGCCCGCCGCCGGCCTGGACCTCGGCGGCCGCGAGGACCTCGTACGCCGCCTCGGCCGCCTGGCCCGCGACCCCCTCGCCCCGTCCATGGTCATGGTGACGCACCACGTCGAGGAGATCGCGCCGGGCTTCACGCACGTCCTGATGATCCGGCAGGGCAAGGTCGTCGCCGCCGGTCCCCTCGACCTGGAGCTGACCTCCCGCAACCTCTCCATCTGCTTCGGCCTCCCGCTGGTCGTCGAGCGCAACGAACACGACCGCTGGACCGCCCAGGGCCTCCCCCTGCGCTAG
- a CDS encoding NfeD family protein, with product MDIDAWVWWLIGAVGLGIPLVLTALPEFGMFAVGAVAAAVTAAVGGGVVAQVLVFVIVSVALIAVVRPIANRHRDQRPQHRSGIEALKGRSAVVLERVDGSGGRIKLAGEIWSARTLDSDTIFEPGQSVDVVDIDGATAVVM from the coding sequence GTGGACATCGACGCATGGGTGTGGTGGCTCATCGGCGCGGTCGGACTGGGCATCCCCCTCGTCCTGACCGCACTGCCGGAGTTCGGCATGTTCGCCGTCGGCGCGGTGGCCGCCGCCGTCACCGCGGCGGTCGGCGGGGGAGTGGTGGCCCAGGTCCTGGTCTTCGTGATCGTGTCGGTCGCGCTGATCGCCGTCGTCCGGCCGATCGCCAACCGACACCGCGACCAGCGGCCCCAACACCGCAGCGGCATCGAGGCGTTGAAGGGCAGATCCGCCGTCGTACTCGAACGCGTCGACGGCAGCGGCGGCCGCATCAAGCTGGCCGGCGAGATCTGGTCCGCCCGCACCCTCGACTCGGACACCATCTTCGAACCCGGCCAGTCCGTCGACGTCGTCGACATCGACGGAGCGACCGCGGTCGTCATGTGA
- a CDS encoding SPFH domain-containing protein — protein sequence MQPIIIVLIILVALVFIALVKTIQVIPQASAAIVERFGRYTRTLNAGLNIVVPFIDSIRNRIDLREQVVPFPPQPVITQDNLVVNIDTVIYYQVTDARAATYEVASYIQAIEQLTVTTLRNIIGGMDLERTLTSREEINAALRGVLDEATGKWGIRVNRVELKAIEPPTSIQDSMEKQMRADRDKRAAILQAEGVRQSEILRAEGEKQSSILRAEGEAKAAALKAEGEAQAIRTVFESIHAGDADQKLLAYQYLQMLPKIASGDANKLWIVPSEIGDALKGLSGAMGNFGPLGGGSTGFNPQDPGKGAPEAGGSADRREQPPID from the coding sequence ATGCAACCGATCATCATCGTCCTGATCATCCTGGTGGCTCTGGTCTTCATCGCCCTGGTCAAGACGATCCAGGTGATCCCGCAGGCCAGCGCAGCCATCGTCGAGCGGTTCGGCCGCTACACCCGCACCCTCAACGCGGGCCTCAACATCGTCGTTCCGTTCATCGACTCCATCCGCAACCGGATCGACCTCCGGGAACAGGTCGTCCCCTTCCCGCCGCAGCCGGTCATCACCCAGGACAACCTGGTCGTCAACATCGACACCGTCATCTACTACCAGGTGACCGACGCCCGCGCCGCCACGTACGAAGTGGCCAGCTACATCCAGGCCATCGAGCAGCTCACCGTCACCACCCTGCGCAACATCATCGGCGGCATGGACCTCGAGCGGACCCTCACCTCCCGCGAGGAGATCAACGCCGCCCTGCGCGGGGTCCTCGACGAGGCCACCGGCAAGTGGGGCATCCGCGTCAACCGCGTCGAGCTCAAGGCCATCGAGCCGCCGACCTCCATCCAGGACTCGATGGAGAAGCAGATGCGCGCCGACCGCGACAAGCGCGCCGCGATCCTCCAGGCCGAAGGCGTCCGCCAGTCGGAGATCCTGCGCGCCGAGGGCGAGAAGCAGTCCTCCATCCTGCGCGCCGAGGGCGAGGCCAAGGCCGCCGCCCTGAAGGCCGAGGGCGAGGCCCAGGCCATCCGCACGGTCTTCGAGTCCATCCACGCCGGCGACGCCGACCAGAAGCTCCTCGCCTACCAGTACCTCCAGATGCTCCCGAAGATCGCCTCGGGCGACGCCAACAAGCTCTGGATCGTGCCCAGCGAGATCGGAGACGCGCTCAAGGGCCTCTCGGGCGCCATGGGCAACTTCGGCCCCCTGGGCGGCGGTTCGACCGGCTTCAACCCGCAGGACCCCGGCAAGGGCGCCCCCGAGGCCGGCGGCTCCGCCGACCGGCGCGAACAGCCCCCCATCGACTGA
- a CDS encoding sulfite exporter TauE/SafE family protein translates to MSIWESLAVLAAGIGAGTINTIVGSGTLITFPVLLATGLPPVTANVSNTLGLVPGSISGAIGYRKELQGQRARIVRLGAVSLVGGLAGAILLLTLPSDSFSTIVPVLIGLALVLVVLQPRLAAALRRRQEAAGGDPGHPDGGPALLSGMLLSSAYGGYFGAAQGVLYVGLMGLLLHEDLQRINAVKNVLAALVNGIAAVFFLFVAEFDWTAVLLIAVGSTVGGQIGAKVGRRLSPTVLRGVIVAVGILAIVQLLLR, encoded by the coding sequence ATGTCCATCTGGGAATCGCTCGCGGTCCTCGCCGCCGGAATCGGCGCCGGCACCATCAACACCATCGTCGGTTCCGGCACCCTGATCACCTTCCCGGTGCTGCTCGCCACCGGCCTGCCCCCGGTCACCGCCAACGTCTCCAACACCCTCGGCCTGGTGCCCGGTTCCATCAGCGGAGCCATCGGCTACCGCAAGGAACTCCAGGGCCAGCGCGCCCGCATCGTGCGGCTCGGCGCCGTCTCCCTCGTCGGCGGGCTCGCGGGCGCCATTCTGCTCCTGACCCTGCCCTCGGACTCCTTCAGCACGATCGTGCCCGTCCTCATCGGCCTGGCCCTCGTGCTCGTCGTCCTCCAGCCCCGCCTCGCCGCAGCCCTGCGCCGCCGCCAGGAAGCCGCCGGAGGCGATCCGGGCCACCCCGACGGCGGACCGGCCCTGCTGTCCGGAATGCTGCTCTCCAGCGCGTACGGGGGCTACTTCGGCGCCGCACAGGGCGTGCTCTACGTCGGCCTCATGGGCCTGCTGCTCCACGAGGACCTGCAACGGATCAACGCCGTCAAGAACGTGCTCGCCGCGCTCGTCAACGGCATCGCGGCCGTCTTCTTCCTCTTCGTCGCGGAATTCGACTGGACGGCCGTGCTCCTCATCGCCGTCGGCTCCACCGTCGGCGGCCAGATCGGCGCCAAGGTCGGCCGCCGCCTGTCGCCCACCGTCCTGCGCGGGGTCATCGTCGCGGTCGGCATCCTGGCCATCGTCCAGCTGCTGCTCCGCTGA
- a CDS encoding HNH endonuclease has translation MRDTLVLNASFEPLSTVTLNRAVVLVLQDKAVVEQSHPELRVRAATMELPMPRVIRLCRYVRVPFRRHAPWSRRGVLVRDQHRCAYCGKRATTVDHVLPRAQGGGDTWLNTVASCAEDNHRKAARTPEEAGMPLLRKPFVPSPADAMLLALGVRGQEPLPEWLGRSA, from the coding sequence ATGCGGGACACGCTGGTACTGAACGCGAGCTTCGAGCCGCTGTCGACGGTGACGCTGAACCGGGCCGTGGTCCTGGTGCTCCAGGACAAGGCCGTGGTCGAACAGTCGCATCCCGAGCTGCGTGTGCGTGCGGCCACGATGGAGCTTCCGATGCCGCGGGTGATCAGGTTGTGCAGGTACGTACGGGTGCCCTTCCGAAGACATGCTCCCTGGTCACGGCGGGGGGTGCTGGTCCGGGACCAACACCGGTGCGCGTACTGCGGGAAGCGCGCGACGACCGTGGACCACGTGCTGCCGCGGGCTCAGGGGGGTGGGGACACCTGGCTGAACACGGTGGCGTCCTGCGCCGAGGACAACCACCGCAAGGCGGCGCGGACTCCGGAGGAGGCGGGGATGCCGCTCCTCCGGAAGCCCTTCGTGCCGTCCCCGGCGGACGCGATGCTGCTCGCCCTGGGGGTGCGTGGGCAGGAGCCGCTGCCCGAGTGGCTCGGGCGTTCGGCGTAG
- a CDS encoding YbhB/YbcL family Raf kinase inhibitor-like protein, translating into MAEQSRAPLPHDFHPEVHAFSVSSADLAPGAELGEAQVLRGGNVSPQLRWEGFPEGTKSFAVTCFDPDAPTGSGFWHWVLFDLPASVTELPAGAGGGKFEGLPAGAVHVRNDYGTRDFGGAAPPAGERHRYVFTVYAVDQEKLGPGEDASPAAVGFNLRFHTLGRAQLIGEYEAPAG; encoded by the coding sequence GTGGCCGAGCAGAGCAGGGCTCCTCTTCCGCACGACTTCCACCCCGAGGTGCACGCCTTCTCCGTGAGCAGCGCGGATCTCGCGCCGGGTGCGGAGCTGGGCGAGGCCCAGGTGCTGCGGGGCGGGAACGTCTCTCCGCAGCTGCGGTGGGAGGGCTTCCCCGAGGGCACGAAGAGCTTCGCGGTGACCTGCTTCGACCCGGACGCGCCGACGGGCAGCGGGTTCTGGCACTGGGTGCTCTTCGACCTGCCGGCCTCGGTCACCGAGCTGCCGGCCGGTGCGGGCGGCGGGAAGTTCGAGGGGCTGCCGGCCGGTGCGGTGCACGTGCGCAACGACTACGGGACGAGGGACTTCGGCGGGGCGGCTCCGCCGGCCGGGGAGCGCCACCGGTACGTCTTCACGGTGTACGCGGTGGATCAGGAGAAGCTCGGTCCCGGCGAGGACGCGTCCCCTGCCGCGGTCGGGTTCAACCTGCGCTTCCACACGCTGGGGCGCGCGCAGCTGATCGGTGAGTACGAGGCGCCGGCCGGCTGA